In Cryptomeria japonica chromosome 5, Sugi_1.0, whole genome shotgun sequence, the genomic window TTGCTCAAGATGCTATAACGAAAAGGGTGTTCACCGATTTTCTATTGCAAACAATATGGATCCTAGCGAACAACCCATCATTTTAAAATGACTTTCACAGGTTGAAGAAATGCTTATAGCAAGGATAGCTCATGTTTTGCAAGTTAGACATGCCAGGGGTGGTCAATACAAATATATAGGGCACACCATTAATTTCCCACAAGACATTTCAGAAATAGCAACTACTTTGCCACGCAAATTCCAACATTTGGAGATTGTGATTATTCGAAGGACAAATCTCGAAGGGAAAAAATATGATTGTTATGTAAACAGGTTCAATGTTATGGACGCATTGAGTTACAAAATTCAACATGACCGTTACTACAGTGATGTTATCATTGACATTGCAGCTACTGAATTATTGCCGCTAACAACTACTGATATATCTGATTTTTTGCATACCCTCCCAAATTGCATTGATCCTCAGCCTCCTTCGCCAGTACAACACCCACTCTATAATGTTGATGAAGTTGAATTGCAGCCCACATCATCATTCATTCCAAAGTTGCCGTGTTCAACCGCTGAACTAGATGCCATTAAAAAGATGTTGTACCTAGATAAGGATGATCAAAATGTTATAGCTTGGCCTAAAATAAGTTTCTCACTGATTAATGAATACAACACTGAAGGCTTGTTCACTATGGCTTTCCCAACATTATTCCCAAACGGATCTGAACTACCCCTACAACCAAGGACAAAACATATTCATttgcatgaatatgctttgcacatGATAAGATATCATGACCAAAGGTTTGGACAGCATGTTAGGttcaaatattatttttataatctAATAATGAGACACCGTTCCCAACAATCAGCTTCAATTTTCCTACGCACCAACTTAGAAGACTCCTTCTCAACTACGTTGCAAGCTTTACATGAATAGCTGCAGTCTACACCTTCTGATCAATTGCCAAACCAATTACTGCATTTTGCAACTTCATTGTGAGGCACTAGAGCTTATTGGAATAGATCACACAGGGATCTCACTATAATGGTACACCAATTGGGAGCACCTACATTGTTCTTCACATTGAGTGTGGCTGATACAAAATGGCTAGAACTACATAAATTATTTCCAGCCAACCACTCTTCAAAACATCAATCCATAAAGAAAACATTTATAGAAAACATTGTCCACAATCCACATGTTACAGCATTGTTCTTGCATTTTAGATTCACAATATTCTGTGAGGAGATCATTGACAAAGTTTTCAAATCAAAAGACCATTGGTACAGGTATGAATGGCAACATCGTGGCTCTGCACATATACATGGCTTTTTGTGGTTGCCGAATGCACCTAATATGGACGATTTAGACTGGTCTAACAATGATGATGTGTAATCAGCTAAGTCTTTTTTTGATAGATATGTTACAACATGGAATCCTCGCAGCCAACTTGCCCGAGAGAATAGACTGCACACTACTTCACGATTTGATCCATGCATGTCTAATACAAACCAAATTCTATCTGCTGACCCGTTCTCTGATTATGAAGAACTCATCAATGTTGTTCAACAGCATACAAAATGCTCTGCTCATACTTGCTTAAAAAAAAAAGGACCAGCCCTCCATTGTTGATACAAAGCACCTTGGTTTGAGCAAGATTTTTCAACGTTGATTATTGATGCTAATTGCAAGCCATGTTATCAACCAGCTAGAAATGACAGTCGTTTAAATATTCACAACTCACTTATGCTGGCAATATGGCGTGCAAATGTTGATTGCCAGCCTGTTTCTTCCAAAATGGTTGTTCTGCAATATATCTCCAAATATGCTTCAAAAATAGAACAAAAATCAGAAGGCTATGTTCACATGCTCAAGAAAATAGTTGCTACAACTAATACTCAAGATACCATCTTGCTAGCATACCAAAAATTCATGATGGGGATAGTTGTTGATCGAGACATCAGCGCAcaagaaacttgccatatgttACAAAAGCTACCATTGATCAGTTGTTCCCATCATTTTTTCTCCCTTAATGTTAGCAGGAAGGTCCTCCACCGTATTACTAATCAAAATGACAATGCTAAGCTCTGCAAATCTTATATTTCTTCCTATATGGAAAGGCCTATTGAATTGGAAAAAGTCTCACTAATACAATCAGGACAACAATTTTCATGCAATGACCAACATAAGAAGCATAAATGGCAAAAACTgcaaaaacaagcaattgtcaatgTTTACCCACAATTTAAAAGCTCTCCAAATGAGGATGATGACAACTTTGAAGCCTGTTGTTGGAGTGAGTTTCTCTTGTACAAACCCTTTCAGCATATTCCTATAGATATAGGTGCATCAACAGACCAAATCATTGCAAATTGGAAGCTATTGTACATGGATGGTTACTCACGTTGGCATATTTATGGAATAGAACAAGAATGCACAACAGAGAATGATGAAGACTGTGACACTAATTATTTTTTACATTCACACAATGAAGACTAGTATGAATGGGAGTACCTTTCACAAATGGGCGCTTCTAACAACATCACCATCAATGATCTCCAAATTTTAGGCAAACGAGATTACGATATTAACTTTGATTGGGCCGAACCTCATCCCACTAATCCACTTCATCTTACTATTGTTCACTTCATTTccacaaataaaataaattgccAACCTGCCCTTCTTCAACCACCTTCTTCTGCCACTGATGCATTCCCTTTGGCAGCAAAACAAAAACTTGCACTCGACCTTATTCTTGCGCATTACACATCTCACCAAACCATCCCGCCTCTACATATGATTATACAAGGCACTGCAGGCACTGGCAAATCATATTTGATACAATGCATTAGAAAAGAACTTAACCTCTCCACTACTCAAGAGCACAATCCTTTGCTTGTACTTGCCCCTACTGGTGTATCTGCATATAATATCCAAACAACAACAATCCATGCTACCCTGCTCATCCCTCTTAGAGATATGCAGCCTTTGACAGGCCAATCTTTAATGTTCTTCCAAGAACAATACAAACAATTACAGTATATTCTAATTGATGAGATGAGCTTTTTGGGTCCTAAATTGCTTTTAAAAATTGACAGCAGACTACGCCAAGCATTCCCTCACCAACAACATGAACCCTTTGGAGGTATCTCAGTAATCCTTGTAGGTGACCTTGGACAGCTACCTCTTGTCATGGACAAACCCTTGTATGCATCACATTCTACAACCCTAGCATTATGGCACTCTTTCCAAACTGTGGTAACCTTGGATACAAGTTTCCGACAACAAGGCACCTCAAATATACAACAATTTTGTGCAATCTTGCAAAACATTAGAAATGCCAATGCACTCCAAACAGATTGGAAAGTTCTTATGTCTCGATCCTCCACTAAACTAGCTTTTGATGATAACAAACAGTTTGACTGTTCAATTCCTTTATTTGCAACAAATGTATTAGCCAAACACCACAATACTAAAATGTTAAAACAATTGCACCTACCTGTTGCCCAACTTCCAAGGCAAACTAGCATTGCATATGATAATGATGAACAACTCCTTTCAGAAATACTCCTCTCCCTCAATGAAAAAGTAATGTTAATTGCTAATCTATGGATACAAGTTAGCTTGGTCAATGGCTCATTAGGACAAATCAAATCCATTGTCTATGATACATATTCTAAACCTCCTGACTTGCCAAAGTACGTAGTTGTTGAGTTTAAAAATTATACTGGACCTCATTGGGACAATGCAAATCCTAAATTTGTGCCTACTGCTCCTATTACTCGAGGTAGCCACACTCAGCTCACCCTTGCAATGGCTTGGGCTGTAACTATTCACAAATCCCAAGGCCTCACTTTGGACAAAGCAACAATAGATATTGGAAAGACTAAAAAACAGGGGCTCACCTTCACTACAATCTCACAAGTAAAATCACTTCAAGATCTAAGAATTGATCCACCTTTCACTTTTGAAAGGTACTCAAAATTACAAAGCAATGCTTATACTACTATCAGGAAGAAAGAAGAAAACAGATTGGCCACTCTATCCAATCAGATTTCTTCATCGCATCCCGATCATCCACTCTAATCAGCAACAACATCAGGTATGCCAATCCACACTTTCACTTGCACTCCACCATTTACCTTTTAACTTTCTGCACTCTCTTCATTTTTACTGTGCATTTGATAAATAACGTCACTCCTTTTCTTGCAGGTGCCATTTTGCGTGTTCTTCCACTGCTTGTTGTTCATACACACCCCCCCATTAAAGGCTTTCCTGCCTCCACCTACACTTTCTACACACAACAACGTTCAAGCTTTGCCTTGCATCATCAGGTATTCCAACAAATTTGTATGTTGCCTTCTCTTTGCATGCACATTTCACATTTAAAGATTCCACCACCCACTTTCCCCTTCCATCCCTAAAAAAGGTATAGCTATCTATTTCTATCAGGCTGTCCATTTTGGTGTGATGAATTTTAATTTACTCTTCAAATAATTTAATACAAACTACCCATGATTACATTTTCCTGCATTGGGTTGCTCAGTTACAACATTATTCTCCTCCTCTGCCACTCCATTTCATTGGAGCAGAATTAGGTATGTACAATTTCAAACTTTTTTTGTTATGAAGATGATGTATCGACCATTTTAACCTCTACAGATACTGCAAGTACATTCCTTCCTGTTTTATTTCGGTCCAACAAATTTCTCTATAACCTTATACAATGTTCCGCTGTCGATCTTTAACCTCGTCTACCTGCTATTACAAACAAGAGCTAAAGAAACAGATTACAGCTCCTACATATACACAATGCAACTCATAAGCACAACAGGTAATCAAATTCAAACCTATATCATCACTAGTCATCTTCTATTCGTTTGTATGTTCACTACATGTCCATTCTTAGCAATTCAAGCTCACTTTTACCTGCTCAATTTCATAAACTACACTCTCTATTTACAATCATTGTTGTTTGAATAATTTAGCTTTTCTACATCGCTGATTTTCTTCTCTTTTACAACATTAAACGTGTCTCCGATGCATTTATGTTCTCGCTTCACTTTCACAAGCTATATTATTTGATGTCTTTCCTACTACCTAAGCACTGTTACAGGATCATATGCGTCTTCTCTCCAATGCTATATACACTATTGCAGCACTTACATTTTGAACAACATACAAACACTAAAAAGGTAAAGACTTCTCATTTTTGACTCTTTCCTATTTTATTTACATCACTATTCATTACTTTTctctttattttattcattttcttcAACACGGATGTTATCGATACAAATTAGTAATTACCATTTTGATGCTGCCTCTTCTACGTACAGCTCATCCTAAGTTTTATTTCCATTTTTTTTCTCAAACATTTTTACATAAATTAACACTAACATTGCATGCCTCTTTCACATCCAGCTTGCTTATCGTTGAATACATCTTCTGTTTTTTGCTAATGCCTTCTCTGCTATGCTCATACTTATAAGATAACCTTATGAAACAACGATCCAACTCTACCAGGTATGTTTAACTTACTCTACACTCTTGACCATTCTTTGCATCTATTTTAACAGCATTTGATTATTCACTTCACAATTTTACATACTGCTTTCTAAGTTGCACTCACTTTTTTAAAATTGCCCATATCTAAGACTCATGCATTTACAGAACCACGTTATTGATCTCCACTATCTCCCACCAATAACTCTCAAAAAACATAAAAGGTGCTTCTACTCTCTTTAACTTCCATTTAAAGAGTGACCAGTTTTGTTTCCTTATATCCTCTTAGTTCTAATCGTTTCTGCAACTTCTCAAACTGTTTTATTCTAATGCCACCATTTCCAGTGCAGCACAAACTCTTTTGGTTTGATTACAGTAATTCAACAATTGCAATTTCCTGCAGTTGGATAATAGAATGTCTTGCCGATTCTGTTCAAGCTGGTCTCTTTGCTATTACACAGTGGAGTTGAACAAACAGATTGGAACTGCTTCGTATATACAGTGCAAATCTAAACGCCATGCAGGTAACATTACATTAAAGTTTCTTTACTCTTCGTTTTCGATTTTCTCTTCCCTGCATCTATAATGCTTTTATCGTTTAACAGAATTTCTAAATTATTGCATCGGTTTTTGATTTCAGAATTTCATTGATGCGACACACATCGCTTACCTTCTCTATTTTTGGGATGTTTCAGGCTGCAAAATAGAATCATTTTACCAAAGGTAACCAAGATTTAAGTATACCTCTTCTCTACAACTTCAAATATTCATTCTCTCTCAAAGTATAATCTACAAAGTTTTTTTACAATTTATTGCAGAGTCTTGCTCACTCCGTTTGCATGCTGCCCCCCTGCAGGTACCATTCTTCACAACACTTTCAGTGTATATAAGCCTTTTACGGTTTTCCTGAACACTTTCTCTTTAAAGATTGCGCATCATATGGTTCACTTATACATCTTCTTACAGCAGATTGCTACGTCTTAAGTTTTCTTGATTCAGTCCACTCTCACAATTCATCCCGCACTACCACCCTCACCTATTGGCGAACCGTTGCAGGCACTACTCCTGCAACTGCTAGTTATATATATTTTCTGGATAGGGCAAGCATCTTTTGACATCCTCTTGCGTCTCACAAATATCCACTTTCAACACTGGATAGGATATTCCGCAACACCGTTTCTGAGAGTCCTCATATTCTGTTGAGAGTGTAGCGTTATAACTCAGGAGTATAGAGCAAATGGCTGACTTGTTTAGAATAGATAAGTACCATGTTTAATTCAGCCCTGCTATCTGATCCATCTGATGGAACTTCAAAAAGGTTTTCAGTTCCTATTGTTCAGGAATTGGCATCTCAGAACCTTCGCAACCTTCCTCAAAGGTATATCAGATCAGAGAAAGAGCGCCCAAAtgcctttcctcttcatcatttggacATTCCCATAATTCATATGGATATGTTTTGGGGGGATTCAGATCTCTGTAGGCAAAAGGAATTAGAAAAACTTGGAATGGCATGCCAGGAATGGGGATTTTTTCAGGTGGGTACAACAAAATtgataataaattatataatagaTTAACAATTGCTAGAAAGAAGTAATTTAGTATTTACATAACAAgaactttgacaatttttatttatttttattggtaAACGGCAAGAACTTTGGCAATTTCGAAACAGTATCTTAACCAGTTTAAATGAACCATCTTATATTAGTGCAAGTAACCCAAATTAGAATTACAACAGGGCTATGTTCTAAATTACCCTCTTTTTCTACAGAAGTACGATTTTAAGAAGAGTTTTCTAAATTACCGTTTTGATGGGATGAGATTCAAAACAAACTGCCAAGATGGAATGTATTTCTCTATGACAGGCTGCGAATCATGGAATTCCTGTGTCTCTGACTGAAAGGATGAAGGGAATTGTAAGGGAATTCATTCAACTACCTTTGGAAGAAAGGCTCAAGTACGAAAAGCAAGAGCGTGAAGGCTATGGCCAGAGCTTTGTGGCCTCAGATGATCAAATACTGGATTGGGCAGATACCATTTACTTGGCAACTCTACCTCCAGAGAAAAGAAAAATGAGCTTTTGGCCAACACAACCAGCCGATTTCAGGTACCTAAATATTTGTCAATTTAGGCAGTTATAAGTCCATTGAGGTCCTGacatcatgttcaaatcatatatGATTAAGAGTAATGCAATTGCCTCTTACACCAAATATGTTTTACATGATAGACATATTTAGTGCTCTACAATTTAAAAGGCAAACTCAGATAATCGTACCATTTGGGGGATTATAGTTGCAGTATAACTTTCTCAAATCGTTGTGCTAAGAGATTTTTGAAGTAATTTATAGGTGATAGGTCATGTCAAGCGTAGGTTGTTACATAAAACTTTAGGCCCCAGTTTTCAGAATTCTGCGTCTAGCATTTTCAGAAGAAGATTTATTACATAAAATCTCTACACAGACTGGCATCTGGCCTTCAAAAACACCCTAGATTAGTTCAAATGTCAACAGTATTATTTCATGTTCAACACTTTTGTACCTTCTCTCCACTAACCACTCAAAGCCTCCAGCCCATAAACTTGCTTCCCTTTTTAATAATTAAAACTGTTTCCTTTTTTTAATCTTCCTGTGAAACATCATACTAAAAATAGAAGAGCCTCCATTATGGAACTGCCATCAGCAAGTAATGTAAAATATTCATATCTGTCTTCTTTTGTCAGTTATTTATCCACTAAGGAATATGGTGGCACTGGCTTTCCATTATTGTGCTTTTGGCTTCCTAGTTTGTTAAGACAATTTGACAATGTGGCCCGGTCTGATCTTTTGATCTGGACCCAAAGTTCTGAGTTCTCATGCTTAACTTTTCCCTCTTTCAATAGTAAGAATAAAAGCACATAGTCAAGTAATGTGGTTGATCATTTTATTGATCATGTTGATAAAATATCATTGGATTAATTCCCCTGTTTCCCTCTTTTGATGTACTAAGTCTCTGATGGCTATAGGAATGTAAATCATATTTACTTCCTCAATTCCCTGTTTTCAGTCCATTCAGAATAATTGTTGGGTATAGCAGACATATATACTATCCTTTAACTTCTACCATTTTCATTTTCGATGTGATTATACTTCCACTTTTTTGCAGAGACACTGTGGATCAATACGCTGTTGGAATTCAAAAGCTTGGCAATACTGTTCTTCGCCTTCTATCGGAGAATGTTGGGTTAAAACCAGACTGTTTCATTAACGCTTGTGGCAAAATGGGACAGATGATGCGAATGAATTACTACCCACCCTGCCCAAGACCAGATCTAGTTTTAGGAATCAGCCCTTATTCAGATGCAAATGGTTTGACAGTGTTGTTACAGGATGATGAAACAGTAGGGCTACAGATATGTAAGGATGGTGAATGGGTTCCTGTTCAACCTATCCCTGGTGCCCTGGTAATCAATATTGGGGATATGCTTGAGGTAATGCCGACGAATTTTACTATTCTTTAAGGAAAAACAATCAAAGTATATTAACTTGTTTCGATAAGATTCCATGTATTAAACAAAATCGCCCTACTCCGTTCTTGATGATATATTACCTGGGGTTAATAAATGCGATGATTGATGTCACCAGTTTGGTATCAGATCTAAAATTTTCATTTTGTGTTTCGATTTTTAGGTAATAAGTAACGGAATATATAAGAGCATTGAGCACAGAGGGGTTACAAGCATTGACAGAGATCGCATCTCCATTGCGATGTTTTTTGGTCCAAGTAAGGAAACAGAGGTGGGTCCTATTCCTGAACTCATAGATGAGTTGCATCCCTGTCGATACAGAAGATTCATTCGTGAAGACTATATGCGGCGTTTCTCTTCTGGCAAACTTGATGGGAAGAAGAATATTGAATTTGTCAAAATCGAGTCATAACCGTTTTTATTTGAGTTTGTTCAATGTTGGGCTAGGTTCATAGTTAATATCCAGGAAGGCCTGCATTTTGTTACAAGATATTTGGTATGATGGCAAAATTTATGTAGTAGACTTTTACATGGTGCTGAGTTTAAAGATATTTGGTATGATGGCAAAATTTATAGTAGACTTGTACATGGTGCTGAGTTTAAATCTTTCTTAatataaagaaagaaataaataaagatctGTCACAAAATTCTAATATGAGTTGATTTGGGTTTTTAATTTGAGAAAGTTTACCAATTGCTATGCATTCAATTTCATTTACTGCTTCTCTGTTCTGTGCACCCCTTACCTCTTCTTATTTTCCTTCAAACTGCAATCTTAATTTCCTTCAAACTACATTTTCctgtttttaatttttattcttaaaTCTGAAATGGAATTTCCTACTCTATGCTTTCTCTGTGAATTGGCACTGGTTCCTCTGGCTGCGCCTCTCTCCTCTATTCTGCCATTGCGCACTTTCCCGCCTGGTTGTCCCATACTTCATTAAGCATTATTTCTTCTGGCAATCTCTTTGCTAGTGTGGTGTCAAGAAACTTTATTTATGGACTTCCTTATCACTTTGTTATGCCCCAATATGGAGTGTATGTGTACGTGACATATTTTGCACCAAATTCTAACTCCATAGTATATTTTTGAAACCTCTGTGAAGTGGTAATCTTGGAGACAAATCACTAAAGGTCACATTAGGGGAAGAGCACGagtagttgagcatgtatgaacagttgtgagggttgttgatagttTTTGCTCTAATAATAGTACAAATAAAAAACTATTTTTgacaaataaaatatcattttttgtgtgtttatatattaataattacagtACATTGTACAAAtaattgtgactttaaagttgtcaTTGCTATGAAATGTACCATTagttgtaaaaagtaaccaatcatgtgatgccacatcagctgcacaagtataggGGGCTCTTTTGCATGACTATTAGTCTCACTTTTTGGGGGgattgttttggacaccttggcaaaaaataTGCTGATGTGgaaccatacttgatgatgtggccttgaaaccttagttataagcaggggacttgccaagtaagttgctataaaaaattgggagcgatttcaaattttcatataagattttgagaagcgcaaagttaggatgtacaactactgggtcctctcccctatgcTTATCTAAGATTCTTTGAGTATCAACTGATGAGTTTTTTCTTACATGTGGGTAGATTTTTAGCCATATCACATAAGTTTTTGATACAACTTGGCCTCTTCTAAAAATCtttttttgttgtaattgttaatgGAGTTCCATTCAAGATCCCTATGAGTATAATACTTTTTCCATTTGCTATAAATTTGAATCTCAATAGTCTAATAATTCTATGAGTGCTCCCCTAGAGAAAGCAACCATTGTATATTGAAAACCATATTTGTTTCTCTAATACAAATGACATAAAAAAAATCACATATCTCATAACCCCCTAGTGTTTTGTTGAGTTGTTTGATCATTTTTGTACAAGGCAAGGTAAATCCATCAACTGCCATGACAATTCTTCTATCTTCAATTTTGTCTTTAATACTAGGCCCTCATCAAAAAAATTGATGGTGCCCCCACTATCTATACACGTTTACTCTTTATCCAAATAACAATACCCAAGCTGTAAAAAGGATAGTATACATGGGTGATCCTAAAAGAGTTGTAAGTGTGCCACCAATAGTTTCCTCTTTATATTTCTCCTCTTGTACATGCTCTTGCAAATCAA contains:
- the LOC131876126 gene encoding uncharacterized protein LOC131876126 is translated as MGASNNITINDLQILGKRDYDINFDWAEPHPTNPLHLTIVHFISTNKINCQPALLQPPSSATDAFPLAAKQKLALDLILAHYTSHQTIPPLHMIIQGTAGTGKSYLIQCIRKELNLSTTQEHNPLLVLAPTGVSAYNIQTTTIHATLLIPLRDMQPLTGQSLMFFQEQYKQLQYILIDEMSFLGPKLLLKIDSRLRQAFPHQQHEPFGGISVILVGDLGQLPLVMDKPLYASHSTTLALWHSFQTVVTLDTSFRQQGTSNIQQFCAILQNIRNANALQTDWKVLMSRSSTKLAFDDNKQFDCSIPLFATNVLAKHHNTKMLKQLHLPVAQLPRQTSIAYDNDEQLLSEILLSLNEKVMLIANLWIQVSLVNGSLGQIKSIVYDTYSKPPDLPKYVVVEFKNYTGPHWDNANPKFVPTAPITRGSHTQLTLAMAWAVTIHKSQGLTLDKATIDIGKTKKQGLTFTTISQVKSLQDLRIDPPFTFERLELLRIYSANLNAMQNFIDATHIAYLLYFWDVSGCKIESFYQRVLLTPFACCPPAGTILHNTFSVYKPFTVFLNTFSLKIAHHMVHLYIFLQQIATS
- the LOC131032854 gene encoding oxoglutarate-dependent flavonoid 7-O-demethylase 1-like — translated: MFNSALLSDPSDGTSKRFSVPIVQELASQNLRNLPQRYIRSEKERPNAFPLHHLDIPIIHMDMFWGDSDLCRQKELEKLGMACQEWGFFQAANHGIPVSLTERMKGIVREFIQLPLEERLKYEKQEREGYGQSFVASDDQILDWADTIYLATLPPEKRKMSFWPTQPADFRDTVDQYAVGIQKLGNTVLRLLSENVGLKPDCFINACGKMGQMMRMNYYPPCPRPDLVLGISPYSDANGLTVLLQDDETVGLQICKDGEWVPVQPIPGALVINIGDMLEVMPTNFTIL